A segment of the uncultured Desulfobulbus sp. genome:
TCAATGCTTTGCGGTACGGAGAAATTTCTACGGAATTCCACGTCGCCGAATTCGCGCCAGGTCGAAGCGCCATTCACCTGCAACCGGCGTATACCGGAAAGGGTCATCTTGCCGTTGTCGATACTGATGGCAATGTCCTCCTTCTGCACACCGGGCATATCCGCATGGAGAAGGATCTCCTGATCGTTTTCATAGACATCGATCTCCGGTGCGATAACCGGAAACTGTTTGGTCAGGTTGTCGCCTTGAGTATTGCTGGTAACCAGCTCGCTCTTCTCGCTCATGGGTACCTCCTTAAGATAGTTGATGAGTCATGTATCGTAAAATTATTACGTTGTGAACTTAGAAGCGTCATTTTCGAGGCTTTTCACGGAAATGACTAAAGTGACAATTAATGAATGGCGATCTGACGTGGTTTTGCTGTTTCGGCCTTGGGAAGCACCAGCTTGAGCAAACCGTCTTTCAGTCCGGCCTCAACCTTTGCTGCGTCGACATCGTAGGGCAGAGTGAAGCTGCGCGAAAAATTCCCGACGTTTCGTTCGGTACGATGGGTTTTGAAGCCTTCGGGTGCATCGCCCTTGCGGGTTCCGCTGATTTGCAGGTAGTTGCCCTGAATTTTCACCTGCAGATCCTCCTTGGCCACACCGGGAACCTCGGCCACGATCTCCAGGTTGTCACCGGTGTCACTCAGGTTGGTTCTGGGATAGGCCTCGGCGCCGACCCAGGCATAGCCCGGCGTGGCGGTTCGATCGTAATCGCTGAAAAGGGTGTTCATGTGGTTACGGAAAAGATCCATGGCCCCCAGGAACTGATGAATGTCGTTGAACCGGGAAAACATACGGCCTCCTCTAGTTGTTGTAGTGGTTGGTATAGGTAGTTGACCTTGCGCAACTCCTGCTCGTTTATGCACAAAAAAATAAGCATGACGAAATGTGCGTCAATAGGTGTTAATATT
Coding sequences within it:
- a CDS encoding Hsp20/alpha crystallin family protein — translated: MFSRFNDIHQFLGAMDLFRNHMNTLFSDYDRTATPGYAWVGAEAYPRTNLSDTGDNLEIVAEVPGVAKEDLQVKIQGNYLQISGTRKGDAPEGFKTHRTERNVGNFSRSFTLPYDVDAAKVEAGLKDGLLKLVLPKAETAKPRQIAIH
- a CDS encoding Hsp20/alpha crystallin family protein; the protein is MSEKSELVTSNTQGDNLTKQFPVIAPEIDVYENDQEILLHADMPGVQKEDIAISIDNGKMTLSGIRRLQVNGASTWREFGDVEFRRNFSVPQSIDTSKVSAELKNGQLCLHLPKSEAAKPRQIEIKVG